Proteins found in one Gordonia sp. PDNC005 genomic segment:
- a CDS encoding ATP-dependent Clp protease ATP-binding subunit produces MFERFTDRARRVVVLAQEEARMLNHNYIGTEHILLGLIHEGEGVAAKALESLGISLEAVRSQVEEIIGQGQQAPSGHIPFTPRAKKVLELSLREALQLGHNYIGTEHILLGLIREGEGVAAQVLVKLGADLNRVRQQVIQLLSGYQGKEPETAGTGGRSNDSGTPSTSLVLDQFGRNLTTAASEGKLDPVIGREKEVERIMQVLSRRTKNNPVLIGEPGVGKTAVVEGLAQAIVSGNVPETLKDKQLYTLDLGSLVAGSRYRGDFEERLKKVLKEINTRGDIILFIDELHQLVGAGAAEGAIDAASILKPKLARGELQTIGATTLDEYRKYIEKDAALERRFQPVQVGEPSVEHTIEILKGLRDRYEQHHKVSITDGALAAAASLADRYINDRFLPDKAIDLIDEAGARMRIRRMTAPPDLREFDDRIADARKEKESAIDAQDFEKAASLRDKEKKLVSERAEREKQWRAGDLDIVSEVDDEQIAEVLGNWTGIPVFKLTEEETKRLLRMEDELHKRIIGQEDAVKAVSKAIRRTRAGLKDPKRPSGSFIFAGPSGVGKTELSKALANFLFGEDDALIQIDMGEFHDRFTASRLFGAPPGYVGYDEGGQLTEKVRRKPFSVVLFDEIEKAHPEIYNTLLQVLEDGRLTDGQGRTVDFKNTVLIFTSNLGTSDISKAVGMGFSKDDGKGSNYERMKNKVNDELKKHFRPEFLNRIDDVIVFHQLKQDEILEMVDLMIGRVEKQLKNKDMEIELTEKAKNLLAKRGFDPVLGARPLRRTIQREIEDQLSEKILFEEIKGGQIILVDVEGWDGESDGEDAHFTFTGSERPRNIPDDAVELTKTAGSGDDVA; encoded by the coding sequence ATGTTCGAACGGTTCACCGACCGCGCACGCCGGGTTGTCGTCCTGGCGCAGGAAGAAGCGCGGATGCTCAACCACAACTACATCGGCACGGAGCACATCCTGCTGGGCCTCATCCACGAGGGTGAAGGCGTGGCGGCGAAGGCTCTCGAGTCGCTCGGCATCTCGCTTGAGGCCGTCCGTAGCCAGGTCGAGGAGATCATCGGCCAGGGCCAGCAGGCCCCGTCCGGGCACATCCCGTTCACGCCGCGCGCGAAGAAGGTTCTCGAGCTCAGCCTCCGCGAGGCGCTGCAGCTCGGTCACAACTACATCGGCACCGAGCACATCCTGCTCGGACTGATCCGCGAGGGCGAGGGCGTCGCCGCCCAGGTCCTCGTCAAGCTGGGCGCCGACCTCAACCGGGTCCGCCAGCAGGTGATCCAGCTGCTGTCCGGCTACCAGGGCAAGGAGCCGGAAACGGCAGGCACCGGCGGTCGCTCCAACGACTCCGGAACGCCGTCGACGTCGCTGGTCCTCGACCAGTTCGGCCGCAACCTGACCACGGCGGCGTCCGAGGGCAAACTCGACCCGGTGATCGGCCGTGAGAAGGAAGTCGAGCGGATCATGCAGGTCCTCTCGCGTCGTACCAAGAACAACCCGGTCCTCATCGGCGAGCCCGGCGTCGGCAAGACCGCCGTCGTCGAAGGCCTCGCGCAGGCCATCGTCTCGGGCAATGTCCCCGAGACGCTGAAGGACAAGCAGCTGTACACCCTCGACCTGGGTTCCCTGGTCGCGGGCAGCCGCTACCGCGGTGACTTCGAGGAACGCCTCAAGAAGGTCCTCAAGGAGATCAATACCCGCGGCGACATCATCCTGTTCATCGACGAGCTGCACCAGCTCGTCGGTGCCGGCGCCGCCGAGGGTGCGATCGACGCAGCCAGCATTCTGAAGCCGAAGCTGGCCCGCGGTGAGCTGCAGACCATCGGCGCCACGACGCTTGACGAGTACCGCAAGTACATCGAGAAGGACGCTGCGCTGGAACGCCGTTTCCAGCCGGTCCAGGTCGGCGAACCGTCGGTGGAGCACACCATCGAGATCCTCAAGGGTCTGCGCGACCGCTACGAACAGCACCACAAGGTGTCCATCACCGACGGTGCGCTCGCGGCCGCCGCATCGCTGGCCGACCGCTACATCAACGACCGCTTCCTTCCGGATAAGGCGATCGACCTCATCGACGAGGCCGGCGCGCGCATGCGCATCCGCCGGATGACCGCGCCGCCAGACCTCCGCGAGTTCGACGATCGCATCGCCGACGCCCGCAAGGAGAAGGAGTCCGCGATCGACGCGCAGGACTTCGAGAAGGCGGCCAGCCTCCGAGACAAGGAGAAGAAGCTGGTCTCCGAGCGGGCCGAGCGTGAGAAGCAGTGGCGTGCAGGCGACCTCGACATTGTTTCCGAGGTCGACGACGAGCAGATCGCCGAAGTCCTCGGCAACTGGACCGGCATCCCCGTCTTCAAGCTCACCGAGGAGGAGACCAAGCGTCTGCTCCGCATGGAGGATGAGCTGCACAAGAGGATCATCGGCCAGGAGGACGCCGTCAAGGCCGTCTCGAAGGCGATCCGTCGTACCCGCGCAGGTCTGAAGGACCCGAAGCGTCCGTCGGGCTCGTTCATCTTCGCCGGCCCGTCCGGCGTCGGTAAGACGGAGCTGTCGAAGGCTCTTGCGAACTTCCTGTTCGGCGAGGACGACGCGCTCATCCAGATCGACATGGGTGAGTTCCACGACCGCTTCACCGCGTCGCGTCTCTTCGGTGCGCCTCCCGGTTACGTCGGTTACGACGAGGGCGGGCAGCTCACCGAGAAGGTTCGTCGTAAGCCTTTCTCCGTGGTCCTGTTCGACGAGATCGAGAAGGCGCACCCGGAGATCTACAACACGCTGCTTCAGGTGTTGGAGGACGGCCGTCTCACCGATGGTCAGGGACGCACAGTCGACTTCAAGAACACTGTCCTGATCTTCACGTCCAACCTGGGAACGTCCGACATCTCGAAGGCCGTCGGAATGGGCTTCAGCAAGGACGACGGCAAGGGCTCGAACTACGAGCGCATGAAGAACAAGGTCAACGACGAGCTGAAGAAGCACTTCCGCCCCGAGTTCCTGAACCGCATCGACGACGTCATCGTGTTCCACCAGCTCAAGCAGGACGAGATCCTGGAGATGGTCGACCTGATGATCGGTCGTGTCGAGAAGCAGCTCAAGAACAAGGACATGGAGATCGAACTGACCGAGAAGGCGAAGAACCTGCTCGCCAAGCGCGGTTTCGATCCGGTGCTCGGTGCTCGTCCGCTGCGTCGCACCATTCAGCGCGAGATCGAGGACCAGCTGTCCGAGAAGATCCTCTTCGAGGAGATCAAGGGCGGCCAGATCATCCTGGTCGATGTCGAAGGCTGGGACGGCGAAAGCGACGGCGAAGACGCGCACTTCACCTTCACCGGTTCGGAGCGTCCGCGGAACATCCCCGACGACGCTGTGGAATTGACCAAGACCGCAGGTTCGGGCGACGACGTGGCCTGA
- a CDS encoding SGNH/GDSL hydrolase family protein, whose protein sequence is MSSSRFQLSRVMIVIVAMALVAGLGVAIATSRDAHSGASTTPTMAAAHPKAELPKYVAMGSSFASGPSSNKRGVNNCGRSDDNYPSRVAETMHYRLMDVTCAGSTTSEILEPSKRYHKPAQINAVTADTSLVTITSGGNDVGYIGRLGVQSCVNLAMSGLTPVHCNASRIPSPAPTPADFATVEQNLIAIAREVHKRAPKARIVFVDYLPVVSAADIVCPGLPLAPWEVLEASVVADTLAGVTARAARATGSTLVQASQAGKAHTVCSPEPWLQGFPGRPPYHPTTAGKAGVAKLVEDALRPR, encoded by the coding sequence ATGTCCTCGTCTCGATTCCAGCTGTCGCGCGTCATGATCGTCATCGTTGCGATGGCGCTTGTGGCGGGTCTCGGCGTGGCGATCGCGACTTCCCGGGACGCTCACAGCGGTGCCTCGACAACGCCGACGATGGCTGCAGCACATCCGAAGGCAGAGCTGCCGAAGTACGTGGCGATGGGAAGTTCGTTCGCTTCGGGGCCGTCGTCCAACAAGCGTGGCGTCAACAACTGTGGACGCAGCGACGACAATTACCCGAGTCGTGTCGCCGAGACCATGCATTACCGGCTGATGGACGTGACCTGCGCCGGATCGACGACGTCAGAGATTCTGGAGCCGTCTAAGCGGTATCACAAGCCGGCCCAGATCAACGCCGTCACAGCAGACACGTCTCTTGTCACGATCACGAGCGGCGGCAACGATGTCGGCTACATCGGCCGCCTCGGCGTGCAGAGTTGCGTGAACCTGGCGATGTCGGGCCTGACGCCGGTGCACTGCAATGCGTCACGAATTCCGTCACCGGCACCGACACCCGCTGACTTCGCGACGGTGGAACAGAACCTGATCGCCATCGCGCGGGAAGTTCACAAGCGCGCACCCAAGGCACGGATCGTGTTCGTCGACTACCTGCCTGTCGTATCTGCTGCCGACATCGTCTGCCCGGGACTGCCGCTCGCCCCGTGGGAGGTCCTCGAGGCCAGCGTCGTGGCCGATACTCTCGCGGGAGTCACGGCTCGCGCAGCGCGTGCGACCGGTTCTACCCTCGTGCAGGCGTCACAGGCAGGTAAGGCGCACACCGTGTGCTCGCCCGAGCCGTGGCTGCAGGGTTTCCCCGGCCGCCCGCCGTACCATCCGACAACCGCTGGCAAGGCCGGCGTCGCGAAGCTCGTCGAAGACGCTCTCCGTCCGCGCTAG
- a CDS encoding HNH endonuclease signature motif containing protein gives MTSTFDLPDSPLELARLQDAVAVKLSSVSLTPMTDDDVLHMSDVFERSNRRSDGIGARLFAEVATRGAYRKAGAQTPGKYLTSALRLGIGASKRRLAAALALAPMYNYSGDQLDPTLPATAAAVADGDLSVDHVNEIVAVIEEIPAAIPADDKARAEAELAELSRQLTPEGTREVGRRILAHLDPDGSLTDDADRARTRGFAIQPQDKRLMSKIRAQLSPALRAKLEAILTLWAEPGMNNPDDPESPRGAAYGADAEALSAARERDVRSQSQRNHDALEAMLDHLLANGALGDSVALPSHLVVTASLEDLENRAGVAVTATGTRLPVTDLVDIAADATPWLEVFEGQSSQILHFGRGRRLASLAQRLALFGRDRGCTAPGCTTPWSRTQAHHMPDWHDGGPTDINHLGGACGRHNRSVSTKPGGWETTILTTGPFKGRVGWRPTGSNQPWTVNHSLQPEKLLPAIRATKSGSAVEKWLSCRIPAPPPGPPAPPGADVVRYPA, from the coding sequence ATGACCAGTACCTTCGATCTACCCGATTCGCCTCTTGAACTCGCCCGCCTGCAGGACGCGGTGGCCGTGAAGTTGTCGTCGGTGTCGCTGACCCCGATGACCGACGACGACGTGCTGCACATGTCCGACGTGTTCGAGCGTTCGAACCGTCGGTCCGACGGCATCGGCGCCCGCCTCTTCGCCGAGGTGGCCACGCGCGGCGCGTACCGCAAAGCAGGTGCCCAGACGCCGGGCAAGTACCTGACCTCCGCGCTGCGCCTGGGCATCGGCGCGAGCAAGCGCCGTCTGGCCGCGGCGTTGGCGCTAGCCCCGATGTACAACTACTCCGGCGACCAACTCGACCCGACACTGCCGGCCACCGCAGCCGCGGTCGCCGACGGCGACCTCTCGGTCGACCACGTCAACGAGATCGTCGCCGTGATCGAGGAGATCCCCGCCGCCATCCCGGCAGACGACAAGGCCCGTGCCGAGGCCGAGCTCGCCGAACTGTCCCGCCAACTGACCCCGGAGGGCACCCGCGAAGTCGGACGCCGCATCCTGGCTCACCTCGACCCCGACGGCTCCCTGACTGACGACGCCGACCGCGCCCGGACCCGCGGATTCGCGATCCAACCGCAGGACAAGCGCCTGATGTCCAAGATCCGGGCACAACTGTCGCCGGCGCTTCGAGCCAAGCTCGAAGCAATCCTCACCCTCTGGGCAGAACCCGGGATGAACAACCCCGACGACCCCGAATCACCCCGCGGCGCCGCCTACGGCGCCGACGCCGAGGCACTCTCCGCCGCCCGCGAACGGGATGTCCGGTCGCAGTCCCAGCGCAACCATGACGCACTCGAAGCAATGCTCGACCACCTCCTCGCCAACGGCGCCCTCGGCGACTCCGTCGCCCTCCCCTCACATTTGGTGGTCACCGCATCGCTCGAAGACCTCGAAAACCGGGCAGGTGTCGCGGTCACCGCGACCGGCACGCGCCTCCCGGTCACCGATCTGGTCGACATCGCAGCCGACGCCACCCCATGGCTCGAAGTCTTCGAAGGCCAGTCCTCGCAGATTTTGCACTTCGGGCGTGGCCGCCGCCTGGCGTCACTGGCCCAGAGACTCGCGTTGTTCGGCAGGGACCGCGGGTGCACCGCACCCGGCTGCACCACCCCGTGGTCACGCACCCAAGCCCACCACATGCCCGACTGGCACGACGGCGGACCCACCGACATCAATCATCTGGGCGGGGCCTGCGGCAGGCATAACCGCAGCGTCTCCACCAAGCCCGGCGGATGGGAAACCACCATCCTCACCACCGGCCCCTTCAAAGGCCGGGTCGGATGGCGACCCACCGGCTCCAACCAGCCGTGGACAGTCAACCACTCCCTCCAACCGGAGAAACTCCTCCCGGCGATCCGGGCCACCAAGTCCGGGTCGGCGGTGGAGAAATGGCTCTCGTGCCGAATCCCGGCACCCCCGCCGGGACCGCCGGCCCCACCAGGGGCCGACGTGGTCCGGTACCCCGCCTGA
- a CDS encoding acyltransferase, which translates to MSDTETGTPEKKPAKKDRHLYQIDFVRLVTFAGVILDHVILGMAPYTAIIAQGAGLILRYTRYCFFALTGFVLTYQYRNRDLHAPTFWRRRFKLIGLPFLVWSLFYWLNKHYQNGGVDNVFAIFDDSHTIRLAIKSFAYDLITGHAAYHLYFLSVSMQIYVVFPAVLWVIKRTWGYHRYLLALSAAIQAWFMFQMVRDYPKSFLGLDVSSLFEDTPLGTLWRYLPITILPYQFFIFAGCLAAYHFEAFTGFMQKYRFYIVGAASATIIATLVYFKGKANGAVDMPDPAAGTEEMFRATNVFMLHNAFLFLSVICILFIGGMAWQARRRPGSLADTILRKGSDRSFAIYLGHVIVLSEVMSTTRRWDNLSLGMNILITYVITLILTVFLAEVLRRSPVSLVTTGREREDWRKQTPAKSAAVAIGAIAVGAALREWADTSIGSLIAAIGVLLLWSAAVVATRQLSETREERAADHSAALAEPAPSQVDEIDDPVTDIPVDDETSASVIDKKD; encoded by the coding sequence ATGTCAGACACCGAAACAGGCACTCCAGAGAAGAAGCCTGCGAAGAAGGACCGCCACCTCTATCAGATCGACTTCGTTCGACTGGTGACGTTCGCGGGAGTGATCCTCGACCACGTGATCCTGGGCATGGCGCCGTACACGGCGATCATCGCCCAGGGGGCCGGCCTGATCCTGCGGTACACCCGGTACTGCTTCTTCGCGTTGACCGGGTTCGTTCTGACCTACCAGTACCGGAACCGTGATCTCCACGCCCCGACGTTCTGGCGTCGTCGTTTCAAGCTGATCGGCCTGCCGTTCCTTGTGTGGTCGCTGTTCTACTGGTTGAACAAGCACTACCAGAACGGCGGCGTCGACAACGTCTTCGCGATCTTCGACGACAGTCACACGATCCGACTCGCGATCAAGAGCTTCGCGTACGACCTCATCACCGGTCACGCCGCGTACCACCTGTACTTCCTCTCGGTGAGCATGCAGATCTACGTCGTGTTCCCTGCGGTCCTGTGGGTCATCAAGCGGACCTGGGGCTACCACCGCTATCTGCTGGCTCTGAGCGCAGCAATCCAGGCGTGGTTCATGTTCCAGATGGTCCGCGACTACCCGAAGTCGTTCCTCGGCCTCGATGTCTCGTCACTCTTCGAAGACACACCGCTCGGCACACTGTGGCGGTACTTGCCGATCACAATCCTGCCGTACCAGTTCTTCATTTTTGCCGGCTGCCTCGCCGCGTACCACTTCGAAGCCTTCACCGGCTTCATGCAGAAGTACCGCTTCTACATAGTCGGCGCAGCCTCGGCGACGATCATCGCAACGCTCGTGTACTTCAAGGGCAAGGCGAACGGCGCAGTCGACATGCCCGACCCGGCCGCAGGCACCGAAGAGATGTTCCGCGCGACGAACGTATTCATGCTGCACAATGCGTTCCTCTTCCTGTCGGTGATCTGCATCCTCTTCATCGGCGGAATGGCGTGGCAGGCACGACGCCGCCCGGGATCGCTGGCCGACACGATTCTCCGCAAGGGTTCGGACCGCTCGTTCGCGATCTACCTCGGTCACGTCATCGTGCTGTCAGAGGTCATGTCGACCACCCGCCGGTGGGACAACTTGTCGCTGGGCATGAACATCTTGATCACGTACGTCATCACGCTGATCTTGACCGTTTTCCTCGCCGAAGTGCTACGCCGCAGCCCGGTGAGCCTGGTGACCACCGGTCGCGAACGCGAAGACTGGCGCAAGCAGACACCGGCCAAGTCCGCAGCTGTCGCGATTGGCGCAATCGCCGTCGGGGCCGCACTCCGCGAGTGGGCCGACACGTCGATCGGTTCACTCATCGCCGCTATCGGCGTTCTGCTCCTATGGTCGGCCGCCGTTGTCGCCACCAGACAGTTGTCTGAGACTCGCGAAGAGCGCGCAGCCGATCACTCCGCGGCACTTGCTGAGCCGGCACCGTCGCAGGTGGATGAGATCGACGATCCCGTCACCGACATCCCCGTCGACGACGAGACCTCCGCAAGCGTTATCGACAAGAAGGACTGA
- a CDS encoding alpha/beta hydrolase family protein has protein sequence MRRSVVRGAVALTVLAVACAGTGVASAEPAVTPSSTAPATAQLPSRIVTKAVVAGQETLLEVYSASMGRVIPLTVLRPKDTSRPAPVLYLLNGAGGGEDSATWKAKTDYQKFFADKHVNVVTPNSGAFSYYTDWQKDDPVLGRNKWQTFLTQELPPLVDEAFNTTGADAIAGISMAGTSVFNLAIAAPKLYRSVAAFSGCARTSDPLGQAYIRTVVGDRGRGDITNMWGPLDGPGWKDNDPFLHADKLKGVKVYMTTGTGLPGRYDVPNARLIDGNPATLIDQVLMGGVIEAVVDSCTQQMQQALVANGVDSTLTVRPTGTHSWEYWERELHSTWPALARDLAAQE, from the coding sequence ATGCGACGGTCTGTTGTACGAGGAGCGGTAGCGCTGACGGTGCTGGCGGTGGCCTGCGCAGGAACCGGCGTCGCGTCGGCCGAACCGGCGGTCACGCCGTCGTCGACTGCGCCAGCGACCGCGCAACTGCCGTCGCGGATCGTGACGAAGGCCGTCGTCGCAGGGCAGGAGACGCTGCTCGAGGTGTACTCGGCGTCGATGGGGCGAGTCATTCCCCTCACTGTCCTTCGCCCTAAGGACACGTCTCGTCCGGCACCCGTCCTCTACCTCTTGAACGGCGCGGGCGGAGGCGAGGACTCGGCGACGTGGAAGGCGAAGACCGACTACCAGAAATTCTTCGCGGACAAGCACGTCAACGTCGTGACCCCGAACAGCGGGGCGTTCTCCTATTACACCGACTGGCAGAAGGACGATCCGGTACTCGGGCGGAACAAGTGGCAGACGTTCCTCACGCAGGAACTCCCTCCGCTTGTAGACGAGGCGTTCAACACGACCGGTGCGGATGCGATCGCGGGCATCTCGATGGCGGGCACGTCGGTGTTCAACCTCGCGATCGCCGCGCCGAAGTTGTACCGCTCCGTCGCCGCGTTCAGTGGTTGCGCGCGAACGAGTGATCCGCTCGGCCAGGCGTACATCCGGACCGTTGTCGGCGACCGCGGCCGCGGCGACATCACCAACATGTGGGGACCGCTCGACGGCCCCGGTTGGAAGGACAACGATCCCTTCCTCCACGCGGACAAGTTGAAGGGCGTCAAGGTCTACATGACCACCGGCACCGGACTGCCCGGTCGGTACGACGTCCCGAACGCACGCCTCATCGACGGGAACCCGGCGACGCTGATCGATCAGGTGCTGATGGGTGGAGTCATCGAAGCGGTCGTCGACAGCTGCACACAGCAGATGCAGCAGGCGCTCGTCGCGAACGGCGTCGACTCGACCCTCACCGTCCGGCCGACCGGGACCCACTCATGGGAGTACTGGGAGCGTGAGCTCCACAGCACCTGGCCTGCGCTTGCTCGGGATCTCGCAGCGCAGGAGTAA
- a CDS encoding alpha/beta hydrolase, producing the protein MGTRRTDLHPDVEEMLARLDEGFPTVSQMTGAEARAAIEARRGPRVTEPDLASLTDLSIDGPGGPLALRVYVPHRQERTGALPVIVFAHGGGFVFCNLDTHDEFCRAMAHNTETVVVSVDYRLAPENPAPAAMEDMYAAVEWAAASIGEFGGDPSCIAVAGDSAGGNLSATVSIAARDRGGPRIAGQILIYPVLGEGSGTASYTEYAKGYYNDVASLEWYWNNYAPAGRDSSLVDPTRASSHQGLPPAVIAPAELDALCDSAEEYADTLRAAGVPVAFHRFDGLFHGVLTFAQFSLTPAARAQMWALVRGLPGFA; encoded by the coding sequence ATGGGCACACGCCGAACCGACCTGCATCCCGACGTTGAGGAGATGCTCGCACGACTCGACGAAGGGTTTCCGACGGTGTCGCAGATGACGGGCGCCGAGGCCCGCGCCGCGATCGAAGCACGCCGCGGACCCCGCGTCACCGAACCCGATCTCGCGTCACTGACCGACCTGTCGATCGACGGACCGGGCGGACCGCTCGCGCTCCGCGTCTACGTCCCGCATCGGCAGGAGCGGACCGGAGCGCTGCCCGTCATCGTGTTCGCGCACGGCGGCGGCTTCGTGTTCTGCAATCTCGACACTCACGACGAGTTCTGCCGGGCGATGGCGCACAACACCGAGACCGTTGTCGTGTCCGTCGACTATCGGCTCGCACCGGAGAATCCAGCCCCCGCCGCGATGGAGGACATGTATGCCGCCGTCGAGTGGGCTGCGGCGTCGATCGGCGAGTTCGGAGGCGACCCGTCCTGCATCGCCGTCGCCGGAGACAGTGCCGGAGGAAACCTGTCGGCGACAGTCAGCATCGCGGCCCGCGACCGGGGCGGGCCGCGGATCGCCGGCCAGATCCTCATCTACCCGGTGCTCGGGGAGGGCTCGGGAACCGCGTCGTACACGGAGTACGCCAAGGGCTACTACAACGACGTTGCGTCGCTCGAGTGGTACTGGAACAACTACGCTCCCGCCGGGCGTGACTCGTCGCTTGTGGACCCGACCCGGGCGTCCTCGCACCAAGGGTTGCCGCCAGCGGTGATCGCTCCAGCCGAACTCGACGCCTTGTGCGACTCCGCCGAGGAGTACGCGGACACACTCCGCGCTGCGGGAGTCCCCGTCGCCTTCCATCGCTTCGACGGACTGTTCCACGGCGTCCTGACGTTCGCGCAGTTCTCACTCACTCCCGCCGCTCGCGCACAGATGTGGGCGCTTGTCCGAGGCCTGCCCGGCTTCGCCTGA
- a CDS encoding mycofactocin-coupled SDR family oxidoreductase, which translates to MTSSTKRMDGKVVLVTGAASGMGRAHAVRLAQEGAEIVALDLPAADEGLAETADLIAGVGGRCTLGHADVTSQDSVRDAVEHAIGADGRLHAVVANAGIYPTAGLSWELDDTDWQRPIDVNLTGVWNTVKVTLPHLKSGASIVIISSVNGHKGGARVAHYSAGKHAVVGLMRTLANELGASGIRVNTVNPGSVATPMILNDEVFAKLRPDLDNPTLDDAARELGGRNLLPVPWVDAEDVSNAVLFLACDESRYVTGTQIVVDAGLTQKVI; encoded by the coding sequence ATGACCTCATCAACAAAACGAATGGACGGAAAGGTCGTGCTCGTGACGGGCGCGGCGAGCGGCATGGGCCGGGCCCATGCGGTCCGGCTGGCGCAGGAGGGTGCGGAGATCGTCGCGCTCGACCTTCCCGCCGCGGACGAGGGCCTTGCCGAGACAGCCGATCTCATCGCAGGTGTCGGCGGCCGCTGCACCCTCGGGCACGCCGATGTGACCTCGCAGGACAGCGTTCGGGACGCCGTCGAACACGCCATCGGCGCTGACGGACGGCTGCACGCGGTAGTGGCGAACGCCGGGATCTACCCGACAGCGGGCCTGTCGTGGGAACTCGACGACACGGACTGGCAGCGGCCGATCGACGTCAACCTCACGGGCGTGTGGAACACCGTCAAGGTGACGCTGCCGCACCTGAAGTCGGGAGCGTCCATCGTCATCATCAGTTCCGTCAACGGGCACAAGGGCGGCGCACGGGTGGCGCACTACTCCGCGGGCAAACACGCGGTGGTCGGACTCATGCGGACGCTCGCCAACGAACTCGGCGCCTCCGGAATCCGAGTGAACACGGTGAACCCCGGCTCGGTCGCGACGCCGATGATCCTCAACGACGAGGTGTTCGCCAAACTGCGTCCCGACCTCGACAATCCCACCCTCGACGACGCGGCGCGCGAACTCGGCGGCCGAAACCTGCTGCCGGTGCCGTGGGTGGACGCCGAAGACGTGAGCAACGCAGTCCTCTTCCTCGCATGCGACGAGTCCCGCTACGTGACGGGAACCCAGATCGTCGTCGACGCGGGCCTGACCCAGAAAGTGATCTGA
- a CDS encoding mycofactocin-coupled SDR family oxidoreductase, with the protein MSGRLEGKVALITGAARGIGRAQAVRFAQEGADVIGVDLCGPVDTVSIPHATRDDLAETAAAVRAEGRRFVEGVVDVRDGTALRAAVDAGVAELGGLDTVCATAGITSRGMTSEMTDDQWRTMIDVNLTGVWQTTKAAVPHLITRGGGSITLISSIAGLRGLYGVGHYVAAKHGVVGLMRSLAQETAEYGIRVNTVHPTNVNTPMIRNDVVARGFRPDLDRSPTEEEFAASARTMNMLDIPWIEPVDVANACLFLASDEARYITAVTLPVDAGSTQR; encoded by the coding sequence ATGAGTGGACGTCTAGAAGGAAAGGTCGCGCTGATCACCGGCGCGGCACGCGGCATTGGACGCGCGCAGGCGGTGCGCTTCGCGCAGGAGGGCGCCGACGTGATCGGCGTCGACCTGTGCGGTCCCGTCGACACGGTCTCCATCCCGCATGCGACGCGCGACGACCTCGCTGAGACCGCGGCGGCTGTCCGCGCGGAGGGACGACGGTTCGTCGAGGGCGTCGTCGATGTCCGCGACGGCACCGCCTTGCGCGCTGCCGTCGACGCCGGCGTCGCCGAACTCGGCGGGCTCGACACCGTGTGCGCGACCGCGGGAATCACGTCGCGCGGCATGACGTCGGAGATGACCGACGATCAATGGCGCACCATGATCGACGTCAACCTGACCGGCGTCTGGCAGACGACGAAGGCCGCCGTGCCGCACCTGATCACGCGGGGTGGCGGATCGATCACGTTGATCAGTTCCATCGCAGGTCTGCGCGGACTGTACGGAGTCGGCCATTACGTGGCGGCCAAGCACGGTGTGGTCGGTCTGATGCGCTCACTTGCGCAGGAGACGGCCGAGTATGGGATCCGAGTGAACACCGTGCATCCGACCAACGTGAACACGCCGATGATCCGGAACGACGTCGTCGCTCGCGGGTTCCGGCCCGACCTCGACCGGAGTCCCACCGAGGAAGAGTTCGCGGCATCGGCCAGGACGATGAACATGCTCGACATCCCGTGGATCGAGCCGGTCGACGTCGCCAACGCATGCCTGTTCCTGGCCTCCGATGAGGCCCGCTACATCACCGCGGTGACTCTCCCCGTCGACGCGGGCAGCACTCAGCGGTGA